The following proteins are encoded in a genomic region of Planococcus lenghuensis:
- a CDS encoding HIRAN domain-containing protein: MNFVKSLLLIWKCKKDSLYYHVGTLSYDGNLYKFEYTHASQSTRDVKSAMKQGYSLLPAFPLLKVKYEAAHLFEAFNRRIPDRSRVGYGDFIKDYGLTERADRMDILQATRGALANDPYTFEQPLRLNGDKLSASFFINGMRHRDELKNSWMHEVTAGDLLLLQLEPENEIDPHAIRVLTKQGLHLGYIPGVYNQALHALLTRGVPLTLRVKKIRPSFAPQWWVEVSFEARVDLQDAESLEKSTLIHVLQRAIA; the protein is encoded by the coding sequence TTGAATTTTGTTAAATCACTTCTGCTTATTTGGAAATGTAAAAAAGACAGTTTATATTACCACGTCGGGACATTAAGCTACGACGGCAATCTGTATAAATTCGAATATACGCACGCCAGTCAGTCGACTCGTGATGTGAAATCAGCAATGAAGCAGGGGTACTCACTTCTTCCAGCTTTCCCTTTACTGAAAGTGAAGTATGAAGCTGCTCATTTATTCGAGGCATTTAATCGTCGAATCCCTGACCGTTCGCGAGTAGGCTACGGGGACTTTATTAAGGATTATGGATTGACTGAACGTGCAGATCGAATGGATATCCTGCAAGCTACTCGCGGAGCGCTTGCCAACGATCCGTATACATTCGAACAACCTCTGCGATTGAATGGGGATAAGTTAAGTGCCAGTTTCTTCATAAATGGTATGCGGCATCGAGATGAATTAAAGAATAGCTGGATGCATGAAGTCACAGCAGGTGACCTACTATTATTGCAGTTGGAACCAGAAAACGAAATAGATCCGCATGCAATTCGGGTTTTAACAAAGCAAGGACTTCATCTCGGTTATATACCTGGCGTATATAATCAGGCTCTTCATGCTTTACTTACACGGGGAGTTCCATTGACCCTTCGAGTGAAAAAGATTCGCCCTTCCTTTGCACCGCAGTGGTGGGTGGAAGTTTCGTTTGAAGCACGAGTGGATTTGCAGGATGCTGAATCACTCGAAAAATCTACACTTATCCATGTACTTCAGCGAGCAATTGCATAA
- a CDS encoding DUF1641 domain-containing protein — MAAPITRIAKREPTSEEQKQQKLAELETLLTEQDEAINKILQLTGELNDAGILDAVNAMVKARDNITGIAVQQASRKPVTNLLNHLLNAAGALAAIDPAATAKLSQSVRRGLDEADRERQSDKKIGVFGMVKAVRDPDINRSIRFGVSFLKGMGKGLR, encoded by the coding sequence ATGGCAGCACCGATTACGCGAATCGCAAAGCGTGAACCGACATCCGAAGAACAGAAGCAGCAGAAACTGGCTGAACTCGAGACATTACTTACCGAACAGGACGAAGCGATTAACAAGATCCTGCAGCTCACCGGGGAACTGAATGACGCCGGCATCCTTGATGCGGTGAATGCGATGGTGAAAGCTAGAGATAACATCACAGGGATTGCAGTCCAGCAAGCCTCTCGCAAGCCGGTCACGAACCTGCTCAATCACTTGCTGAATGCAGCCGGTGCGCTCGCTGCCATCGATCCGGCCGCTACGGCTAAGCTGTCTCAAAGCGTGCGCCGAGGGTTGGACGAAGCGGATCGGGAGCGGCAAAGCGACAAAAAAATCGGCGTCTTTGGAATGGTGAAAGCTGTGCGAGATCCGGACATCAACCGGTCCATTCGTTTTGGAGTTAGTTTTCTAAAAGGGATGGGAAAGGGGTTAAGGTGA
- the fdhF gene encoding formate dehydrogenase subunit alpha, with product MPIRINGSSYEFREGQTILQVINEHGITHPQICYLPEVDPIETCDTCIAEVNGGLRRTCSTPAHSGMDVRLTSPRAKSAQTEAMDRILENHLLYCTVCDNNNGNCKVHNTVDMMEIEHQKYPFTPKCSTDQVDFTNPFYRYDPNQCIACGQCVEACQNLQVNETLSMDWERDRPIVLWDGGAKINESSCVSCGHCVTVCPCNALMETSMLGKAGFMTGMKEEHLTPLIELVKDVEPGYSGIMAVSDAEAAMRDTRTKRTKTVCTFCGVGCTFEVWTKNREILKIQPVSDAPVNAISTCVKGKFGWDFVNSDDRLTTPLIRRGDEFVEASWSEALDLVANKLGSIRTEYGKDGVGFISSSKITNEENYIMQKLARQVFETNNIDNCSRYCQSPATDGLFRTVGMGGDAGTIQDISNAGLVIIIGANPAEGHPVLATRVKRAHKLHGQKLIVADLRKNEMAERADLFISPTQGTDQVWLMAVTKYLIDQGWHDQRFIDEHVHHFGEFQEVLERYTLGYAEEVTGIPQATLIQIAEAIRDADGTCILWGMGVTQNVGGSDTSAAISNLLLATGNYGRPGAGGYPLRGHNNVQGACDMGSLPGWLPGYQHVSDNATRKKFEEAYGVEIGDKPGFDNVSMLNAINDGVMKAMYLVGEDMALVDSNANHVHDTLSQLDFFVVQDIFFSRTAQYADVILPAAPSLEKDGTFTNTERRVQRLYQALPELGQAKPDWWIIQEIANRLGADWDYGHPGDIFEEMASLTPLFAQADYAALEGWNSFLWGSLTGESTPLLYVDGFNFPDKKARFALSDWVEPVVYPEEFDLHINNGRLLEHFHEGNLTDRSAGIHEKIPENFVEVSPELAKERGLENGSTIHLVSPYGAVKVPVLVTHRVKGKELFLPMHTVNKERAINFLTGPATDHRTNTPAYKQTKVRMEVLKKDGKSPLSKSNPRDKKRNPQMGVEVERKWRRPDYFPLTD from the coding sequence ATGCCGATCCGCATCAACGGTTCAAGCTATGAATTCCGGGAAGGCCAGACAATCCTTCAAGTCATCAATGAACACGGTATCACCCATCCACAAATCTGTTACCTGCCGGAAGTCGACCCGATCGAAACGTGCGATACATGCATCGCGGAAGTCAACGGAGGGCTCCGGCGGACGTGTTCGACACCTGCCCATTCCGGTATGGATGTCCGTCTCACGTCGCCCCGGGCGAAGAGTGCGCAGACGGAAGCGATGGACCGGATCCTCGAGAATCACCTGCTGTACTGCACCGTCTGTGACAATAATAACGGCAATTGCAAAGTACATAACACCGTGGACATGATGGAAATCGAACATCAGAAATACCCGTTCACGCCGAAATGTTCGACCGACCAAGTCGACTTCACCAACCCGTTCTACCGTTATGACCCGAACCAGTGCATCGCCTGCGGGCAATGCGTCGAAGCCTGTCAGAATCTCCAGGTCAATGAAACACTGTCAATGGATTGGGAACGGGATCGCCCGATCGTTCTTTGGGACGGCGGTGCAAAAATCAACGAATCCAGCTGTGTAAGCTGCGGTCATTGTGTCACCGTCTGCCCGTGCAACGCGCTCATGGAAACATCGATGCTCGGGAAAGCGGGCTTCATGACCGGGATGAAAGAAGAGCACCTCACGCCGCTAATCGAGCTCGTCAAAGACGTGGAACCGGGCTACAGCGGCATCATGGCCGTCTCGGACGCCGAAGCGGCGATGCGCGACACCCGGACGAAGCGGACAAAGACGGTGTGCACATTCTGCGGCGTCGGTTGTACGTTTGAAGTATGGACAAAAAACCGGGAAATCCTGAAGATCCAGCCGGTCTCCGATGCACCGGTCAATGCCATCTCGACGTGCGTGAAAGGGAAATTCGGCTGGGATTTCGTCAATAGCGATGATCGGCTGACCACGCCGCTTATCCGGCGCGGGGACGAGTTCGTCGAAGCCTCTTGGAGCGAAGCGCTTGACCTGGTTGCGAATAAACTCGGGTCCATCCGCACGGAATATGGAAAAGACGGCGTCGGATTCATTTCCTCATCGAAGATTACGAATGAAGAAAACTACATCATGCAGAAGCTGGCCCGTCAGGTATTTGAAACGAATAATATCGATAATTGCTCGCGCTATTGCCAGTCTCCTGCGACGGATGGCCTATTCCGCACCGTCGGCATGGGCGGAGACGCCGGAACGATTCAAGATATCTCGAACGCCGGACTCGTCATCATCATCGGAGCCAATCCGGCTGAAGGGCATCCGGTCCTAGCGACACGCGTCAAGCGGGCGCATAAGCTGCATGGCCAGAAACTGATCGTCGCGGATCTCCGTAAAAATGAAATGGCGGAACGCGCTGACTTGTTTATCAGCCCGACACAAGGAACGGATCAAGTGTGGCTCATGGCGGTTACGAAATACTTGATCGATCAAGGCTGGCACGATCAGCGTTTCATCGACGAGCATGTTCATCATTTCGGGGAATTCCAAGAAGTGTTGGAACGTTACACGCTCGGCTATGCCGAAGAAGTCACAGGTATTCCACAGGCGACACTCATCCAAATCGCTGAAGCGATCCGCGATGCAGACGGGACATGCATCCTTTGGGGGATGGGCGTCACGCAAAATGTCGGCGGTTCCGATACATCCGCAGCGATTTCGAATTTATTGCTGGCAACCGGCAATTACGGACGGCCCGGTGCTGGCGGCTATCCGCTCCGGGGCCACAATAATGTGCAGGGCGCCTGTGATATGGGCTCGCTTCCGGGCTGGTTGCCAGGCTATCAGCACGTATCGGATAATGCGACCCGGAAAAAATTCGAGGAAGCTTATGGCGTGGAGATCGGGGATAAGCCAGGCTTTGACAACGTCTCAATGCTGAACGCAATCAATGATGGCGTCATGAAGGCGATGTATTTGGTCGGCGAAGACATGGCGCTTGTCGACTCCAATGCCAACCATGTCCACGATACACTGTCGCAGCTCGACTTTTTCGTCGTCCAGGACATCTTCTTTTCGCGGACCGCCCAGTATGCCGATGTCATCCTTCCCGCTGCCCCGTCGCTCGAAAAAGATGGCACATTCACGAATACCGAACGCCGCGTCCAGCGCCTGTATCAAGCGCTGCCGGAACTCGGACAGGCGAAACCCGATTGGTGGATCATCCAGGAAATCGCGAATCGCCTTGGCGCCGATTGGGACTATGGCCACCCGGGTGACATCTTCGAAGAAATGGCCAGCCTGACACCGCTGTTCGCGCAAGCGGATTACGCTGCGCTCGAAGGCTGGAACAGTTTCCTGTGGGGCAGCCTCACCGGCGAAAGCACGCCGCTTCTGTATGTGGATGGCTTTAATTTCCCGGACAAGAAAGCCCGATTCGCTTTATCCGACTGGGTCGAGCCGGTCGTCTATCCGGAAGAGTTTGATCTCCATATCAACAACGGCCGCCTGCTCGAGCATTTTCACGAAGGGAACTTGACGGACCGGTCGGCTGGTATTCACGAAAAGATTCCGGAGAACTTCGTCGAAGTGTCACCGGAACTCGCGAAAGAACGGGGACTTGAGAACGGATCGACCATCCACCTCGTCTCCCCTTACGGCGCCGTGAAAGTGCCGGTGCTCGTGACTCACCGTGTGAAAGGCAAGGAACTGTTCCTCCCGATGCATACCGTCAATAAAGAACGGGCGATCAACTTCCTGACCGGACCTGCCACGGATCACCGGACGAACACGCCGGCTTATAAGCAGACGAAAGTTCGGATGGAAGTCCTCAAAAAAGACGGGAAGAGCCCATTGTCGAAATCGAACCCGCGCGACAAGAAACGGAATCCGCAGATGGGCGTGGAAGTCGAACGGAAATGGCGGCGGCCGGATTACTTCCCGCTGACGGATTAA